Proteins found in one Amycolatopsis aidingensis genomic segment:
- a CDS encoding glycoside hydrolase family 9 protein, with product MSVPLRLASACLSLVFVAGLATPAHADGYERVLNGTFDGTKSPWWSSGNTPSRVEDGRLCADVPAGTMNPWDSMIGQNDIPLEAEQPYTLRFTASASVEVTIRTAVQLAHEPHTGTLDGQVALTGQPRTFEFTGTSTVATRHAQLSFQTGGAQQPYTFCVDDVSLTGGAIPPGGGRDFGSPVRVNQHGYSASGPKRASIVDSSTRPVPWTVRDDEGAIVAKGRTRVRGDDPMSGDHVHVADFSRIRKTGSGYTLSVGAEVSAPFDILDNPYDQLRRDALAYFYHSRSGIPIEEKYVGAEYARPAGHLGVEPNTGDTDVPCLPGTCDYSLDVRGGWYDAGDHGKYVVNGALAAWQLMDLYERSLWNGDFEGVRDGLLRIPERHNGVPDVLDEARWQLEFLLRMQVPEGKPLAGMVHHKIHDAAWTPHPTLPHEDAQPRYLHPPSTAATLNLAAAGAQCARIWRFRDREFAERCRTAAETAWQAARRHPERYAPAESVGGGPYDDTDVRDEFSWAAAELYASTGDWKYLRFVDTELTEEGFFWKETGGLADLTIVRLPWRFPLWDYLAARKRVLDVADEYLRDLRAQGYPNPSMPADGKHAWGSTSATTTAMMIMATAYDLSHRRGYRDAVVESMDYLLGRNALNQSFVSGYGERASRNQHHRHWANQVDPSLPHPPPGAMAGGPNSGLQDPVAQQNLRGCAPATCYIDDIGSWSTNEVAINWNSSLAWVAAFVDSQ from the coding sequence ATGTCCGTCCCCCTCAGGCTGGCATCGGCCTGCCTTTCCCTCGTGTTCGTGGCCGGACTGGCCACTCCCGCGCATGCCGATGGCTACGAGCGGGTGCTCAACGGAACCTTCGACGGCACGAAGAGTCCATGGTGGAGCAGCGGCAACACGCCGTCCCGGGTCGAGGACGGCCGGCTGTGTGCCGATGTCCCCGCCGGCACCATGAACCCGTGGGACTCGATGATCGGCCAGAACGACATCCCGCTGGAGGCCGAGCAGCCCTACACCCTGCGGTTCACCGCATCGGCCTCGGTGGAGGTCACCATCCGCACCGCCGTACAGCTGGCACACGAGCCACACACCGGGACGCTCGACGGGCAGGTGGCGCTGACCGGCCAGCCGCGTACCTTCGAGTTCACCGGCACCTCCACCGTGGCGACCAGGCACGCCCAGCTGTCCTTCCAGACGGGCGGTGCCCAGCAGCCGTATACCTTCTGCGTGGACGATGTGTCACTGACCGGCGGGGCGATCCCACCGGGGGGTGGCCGGGACTTCGGTTCGCCGGTACGGGTCAACCAGCACGGATACTCCGCTTCGGGACCGAAGCGGGCGTCCATTGTCGACTCGTCGACGCGGCCGGTGCCGTGGACAGTGCGGGATGATGAAGGGGCGATCGTCGCGAAGGGCCGCACCCGGGTGCGCGGCGACGACCCCATGTCGGGCGACCATGTGCACGTCGCCGACTTCTCCCGGATCCGCAAGACCGGAAGCGGTTACACGCTGTCGGTCGGTGCCGAGGTCAGCGCGCCCTTCGACATCCTGGACAACCCCTATGACCAGCTACGCCGGGACGCGCTGGCGTACTTCTACCACAGCCGCAGCGGCATCCCGATCGAGGAGAAGTACGTCGGCGCGGAGTACGCCAGGCCCGCGGGGCATCTCGGGGTCGAGCCGAACACGGGGGACACCGATGTCCCCTGCCTTCCTGGGACCTGCGACTACAGCCTGGACGTGCGCGGTGGCTGGTACGACGCTGGTGATCACGGCAAGTACGTGGTGAACGGTGCGTTGGCCGCGTGGCAGCTGATGGACCTCTACGAGCGTTCCCTGTGGAACGGCGACTTCGAGGGGGTGCGCGACGGCCTGCTGCGGATTCCCGAGCGGCACAACGGCGTCCCCGACGTTCTCGACGAGGCGCGCTGGCAGCTGGAGTTCCTGCTGCGGATGCAGGTACCCGAGGGAAAACCGCTGGCAGGCATGGTGCACCACAAGATCCACGACGCGGCTTGGACGCCGCACCCGACGCTGCCCCATGAGGACGCCCAGCCGCGCTATCTGCACCCGCCGTCCACCGCAGCCACGCTGAACCTGGCCGCTGCGGGCGCCCAGTGCGCGCGGATCTGGCGGTTCCGGGACCGGGAGTTCGCCGAACGCTGCCGCACCGCGGCCGAGACCGCGTGGCAGGCCGCCCGGCGGCACCCCGAGCGATACGCCCCGGCCGAGAGCGTCGGTGGCGGGCCCTACGACGACACCGACGTGCGGGACGAGTTCTCCTGGGCCGCCGCCGAGCTGTACGCGAGTACCGGCGACTGGAAGTACCTGCGTTTCGTCGACACCGAGCTGACCGAGGAAGGGTTCTTCTGGAAGGAGACCGGCGGGCTGGCCGATCTGACCATCGTCCGGCTGCCGTGGCGATTCCCGCTGTGGGACTACCTCGCCGCGCGCAAGCGCGTGCTCGATGTCGCCGACGAGTACCTGCGTGACCTGCGGGCCCAGGGCTACCCCAACCCCTCCATGCCTGCGGACGGCAAGCACGCCTGGGGCTCGACCAGCGCCACCACCACGGCCATGATGATCATGGCAACCGCCTACGACCTCAGTCACCGGCGCGGCTACCGGGACGCGGTCGTGGAGTCGATGGACTACCTGCTCGGCCGCAACGCCCTGAACCAGTCCTTCGTCAGCGGGTACGGCGAGCGGGCCAGCCGCAACCAGCACCACCGGCACTGGGCGAACCAGGTGGACCCCTCGCTGCCCCATCCGCCACCGGGGGCGATGGCCGGCGGACCCAACTCCGGCCTGCAGGATCCGGTGGCGCAGCAGAACCTGCGTGGCTGTGCCCCGGCAACCTGCTACATCGACGACATCGGCTCCTGGTCCACCAACGAGGTGGCCATCAACTGGAACTCGTCCCTCGCCTGGGTGGCGGCGTTCGTCGACTCCCAGTAA
- a CDS encoding extracellular solute-binding protein codes for MPVRLRRTLLATALAGALAATSACGGEAEDSAEPGKTTLVVKTFSQFGYEQLFAEYEASHPDISIEEENIGKLGDYLPKLQQWIATGEGAGDVVALEEGILSQFMANPQHFVNLFDHGAAELESNFLDWKWQQALTPDGNKLVGLGTDIGAQGMCYRTDLFAAAGLPTDREAVGELWPTWEDYLATGKRFLNGGTGAHFFDSSNGIYQNILMQQGDHTYYDTSNNLVIDSNPAVRTAWDMTIDMVESGLSANIEPWSPQWNAGFKNGKFATIPCPSWMLGTIEKQSGPENADKWDVAKVPGDGAVRGGSFLAVPTQSEHQAEAAELVKFLTSPEGQIAAFKSKNNFPSSPQAIDDPAVQNFTNDYFNNAPVGKIFGESAKAIQPVYLGPDNNPIGDRVSNALVAVEQGKLSPDEAWKKAVEDAKRLVN; via the coding sequence ATGCCTGTTCGACTGAGGCGGACGCTGCTCGCGACCGCGCTCGCCGGCGCGCTGGCGGCAACCAGCGCCTGTGGCGGGGAGGCCGAGGACTCGGCCGAGCCGGGGAAGACGACCCTGGTCGTCAAGACTTTCAGCCAGTTCGGCTACGAGCAGCTCTTCGCGGAGTACGAGGCGTCCCATCCGGACATCTCGATCGAGGAGGAGAACATCGGCAAGCTGGGCGACTACCTGCCCAAGCTGCAACAGTGGATCGCGACCGGCGAGGGCGCGGGCGATGTGGTCGCGCTGGAGGAGGGCATCCTCAGCCAGTTCATGGCCAACCCGCAGCACTTCGTGAACCTGTTCGACCACGGGGCCGCCGAGCTGGAATCCAACTTCCTGGACTGGAAGTGGCAGCAGGCACTGACCCCGGACGGCAACAAGCTCGTCGGCCTTGGCACCGATATCGGAGCGCAGGGCATGTGCTACCGCACCGACCTGTTCGCCGCGGCCGGTCTGCCTACCGACCGGGAGGCGGTTGGTGAACTATGGCCGACCTGGGAGGACTACCTCGCCACCGGCAAGCGGTTTCTCAACGGGGGCACCGGCGCACACTTCTTCGACTCCTCCAACGGCATCTACCAGAACATCCTGATGCAGCAGGGCGACCACACCTACTACGACACCAGCAACAACCTGGTGATCGACAGCAATCCGGCCGTCCGCACCGCATGGGACATGACCATCGACATGGTCGAGTCCGGACTCTCCGCCAACATCGAACCGTGGAGTCCGCAGTGGAACGCCGGGTTCAAGAACGGAAAGTTCGCGACGATCCCGTGCCCCTCGTGGATGCTCGGCACGATCGAGAAACAGTCCGGCCCGGAGAACGCGGACAAGTGGGACGTCGCCAAGGTGCCCGGTGACGGTGCCGTCCGCGGTGGCTCGTTCCTCGCCGTGCCCACGCAGAGCGAGCACCAGGCGGAGGCAGCCGAGCTGGTGAAGTTCCTGACCAGTCCCGAGGGTCAGATCGCGGCGTTCAAGTCGAAGAACAACTTCCCCTCCTCGCCGCAAGCCATCGACGACCCCGCAGTACAGAACTTCACCAACGACTACTTCAACAACGCACCGGTCGGGAAGATCTTCGGGGAGAGCGCGAAGGCCATCCAGCCCGTGTACCTGGGCCCGGACAACAATCCGATCGGTGACCGGGTCAGCAACGCGCTGGTTGCCGTGGAGCAGGGCAAACTCAGCCCGGACGAGGCATGGAAGAAGGCTGTCGAGGACGCCAAACGCCTGGTGAACTGA
- a CDS encoding carbohydrate ABC transporter permease: MDTKWSPYLFVAPFFVIFGIFGLFPLVYTAWVSLHQWSMGGSGTFIGFENYLELFDDPNFWNATINTLGMLVLATVPQLLIALVLASLLNQGLRRLTFLRVGVLLPIVTSVAAIGIVFSQIYDRDAGMVNGMLGLIGVDAVDWRADKWSSWIAISTMVNWRWTGYNALIYLAAMQSVPRDLYEAATVDGASRIRQFWSITVPMIRPAIIFTVIISTIAGMQLFTEPLIFGQGSYAISGGSLRQFQTLSMYMFEKAFRDFDYGYGSAVAWMIFVLIMLLALINFLVMRKGK; the protein is encoded by the coding sequence ATGGACACGAAGTGGTCGCCGTACCTTTTCGTCGCGCCCTTCTTCGTGATCTTCGGGATCTTCGGGCTGTTCCCACTCGTCTACACCGCATGGGTTTCCCTGCATCAGTGGAGCATGGGTGGATCGGGCACGTTCATCGGCTTCGAGAACTACCTCGAGCTGTTCGACGACCCCAACTTCTGGAACGCGACGATCAACACGCTCGGCATGCTCGTACTGGCAACGGTGCCGCAGCTGCTGATCGCGCTGGTGTTGGCCAGCCTGCTGAACCAGGGGCTGCGCAGGCTCACCTTCCTCCGGGTTGGCGTGCTGCTTCCGATCGTGACCTCGGTCGCCGCGATCGGCATCGTGTTCAGCCAGATCTACGACCGGGACGCGGGCATGGTCAACGGAATGCTCGGCCTGATCGGCGTGGACGCGGTGGACTGGCGCGCGGACAAGTGGTCATCCTGGATCGCGATCTCCACCATGGTCAACTGGCGCTGGACCGGCTACAACGCCCTGATCTATCTGGCCGCCATGCAGTCGGTCCCGCGGGACCTGTACGAGGCGGCCACCGTCGACGGTGCTTCCCGGATCAGGCAGTTCTGGAGCATCACCGTCCCGATGATCCGGCCGGCGATCATCTTCACCGTGATCATCTCCACCATCGCGGGGATGCAGCTGTTCACCGAACCACTGATCTTCGGTCAGGGCAGCTACGCCATTTCCGGCGGTAGCCTGCGCCAGTTCCAGACGCTGTCGATGTACATGTTCGAGAAGGCCTTCCGGGATTTCGACTACGGGTACGGCTCGGCCGTGGCGTGGATGATCTTCGTACTGATCATGCTCCTCGCCCTGATCAACTTCCTCGTCATGCGAAAGGGGAAATAG
- a CDS encoding carbohydrate ABC transporter permease: MAVRKSPVLIYGTLIVAVVLSAFPLYWLFVVATRTNDVVGDWPPPLLPGGNLGDNIARLFAAEQANFLTGLINSAIASVVVTVSVVFFSSLAGFAFAKLKFRGRNALLVIILATMMIPVQMGIIPLYMIMVELGWQNELEAVIVPFLVSAFGVFLMRQYAERAVPDELLEAARVDGCSTFRIYWTVVLPALRPGAAVLGLFTFMATWNEFLWPLAVLEADNPTVQFSLSQLSTTYYTDYTLMFTGALIATLPLLLVFVLFGKQIVGGIMEGAVKA; this comes from the coding sequence ATAGCCGTGCGCAAATCCCCCGTGCTGATCTACGGCACCCTGATCGTGGCGGTCGTGCTGTCGGCCTTCCCGCTGTACTGGCTGTTCGTGGTGGCCACCCGGACCAACGACGTGGTCGGCGACTGGCCGCCACCGCTGCTGCCCGGCGGCAACCTCGGCGACAACATCGCCAGGCTGTTCGCGGCCGAGCAGGCCAACTTCCTCACCGGGCTGATCAACTCGGCGATCGCCTCGGTGGTCGTCACGGTGTCGGTGGTGTTCTTCAGCTCGCTCGCCGGGTTCGCCTTCGCCAAGCTGAAGTTCCGTGGCCGCAACGCGCTGCTGGTGATCATCCTGGCCACCATGATGATCCCGGTCCAGATGGGGATCATCCCGCTGTACATGATCATGGTGGAACTCGGCTGGCAGAACGAGCTGGAAGCGGTCATCGTACCGTTCCTGGTCTCCGCGTTCGGGGTCTTCCTGATGCGGCAGTACGCCGAGCGCGCCGTTCCGGACGAGTTGCTCGAGGCCGCACGGGTGGACGGCTGCAGCACCTTCCGGATCTACTGGACCGTGGTGCTGCCCGCACTGCGGCCGGGTGCCGCGGTCCTCGGCCTGTTCACCTTCATGGCTACCTGGAACGAGTTCCTGTGGCCACTGGCCGTTCTCGAGGCGGACAACCCGACCGTGCAGTTCTCCCTCAGTCAGCTGTCCACCACCTACTACACCGACTACACCCTGATGTTCACCGGAGCACTCATCGCCACCTTGCCGCTGCTACTCGTCTTCGTCCTGTTCGGCAAGCAGATCGTCGGCGGCATCATGGAAGGAGCTGTCAAAGCGTGA
- a CDS encoding GH1 family beta-glucosidase produces the protein MTTFESGFLWGAATSSYQIEGAVAEDGRGPSIWDTFAATPGTVDNGDTGAVAADHYHRYREDVALMAGLGLEAYRFSIAWPRVQPAGSGPINQRGLDFYRRLTDALLEQGIQPWPTLYHWDLPQPLEDAGGWPERDTAARFAEYAAAVHDALADRITHWTTLNEPWCSAFLGYASGRHAPGRREPAAALRAAHHLLLGHGLAVQAMPETPVGITLNLTQVSPHTDSVADRDAARRIDGMQNRFFLDPLLHAAYPEDVRADLAGISDLEHVLDGDLKTIAAPLDFLGINYYSPMVVAGESEPGEPTASPYVGSPHVGMRDNGRPRTTMGWEIDERGLLDLLLRLRRDYPAQSLYVTENGAAFDEAVHDAARVSYLDGHLRACAEAIEQGVPLRGYFVWSLLDNFEWAFGFAQRFGIVHVDYATQRRTLKDSARWYADVIARGGL, from the coding sequence GTGACCACCTTCGAGTCCGGCTTTCTCTGGGGCGCGGCGACATCGAGCTACCAGATCGAGGGCGCGGTCGCCGAGGACGGGCGTGGACCGTCTATCTGGGACACCTTTGCCGCCACACCGGGCACAGTGGACAATGGAGACACCGGTGCGGTCGCGGCCGACCACTACCACCGCTACCGCGAGGACGTGGCGTTGATGGCCGGGCTCGGGCTGGAGGCATACCGCTTCTCCATCGCCTGGCCGCGAGTCCAGCCAGCCGGTTCCGGGCCGATCAACCAGCGCGGACTCGACTTCTACCGGCGACTGACCGATGCCCTGCTGGAGCAGGGAATCCAGCCGTGGCCCACGCTCTACCACTGGGATCTCCCGCAACCCCTCGAGGACGCGGGTGGATGGCCCGAGCGGGACACCGCCGCCCGGTTCGCCGAGTACGCGGCCGCCGTGCACGACGCCCTCGCCGACCGGATCACCCACTGGACCACGCTGAACGAACCGTGGTGCTCGGCCTTCCTCGGCTATGCCAGCGGCAGGCACGCCCCCGGCCGCAGGGAACCCGCCGCGGCCCTGCGCGCCGCGCACCACCTGCTGCTGGGCCACGGGCTCGCCGTGCAGGCCATGCCCGAGACGCCGGTCGGCATCACGCTCAACCTCACCCAGGTATCGCCGCACACCGACTCCGTGGCCGACCGGGACGCCGCCCGCCGCATCGACGGCATGCAGAACCGGTTCTTCCTCGACCCGCTGCTGCACGCCGCCTACCCGGAGGACGTGCGGGCCGACCTCGCCGGGATCTCCGACCTGGAGCACGTCCTGGACGGCGACCTGAAGACCATCGCCGCCCCGCTGGACTTCCTTGGCATCAACTATTACTCACCCATGGTGGTCGCAGGCGAGAGTGAGCCCGGCGAACCGACGGCCTCACCGTACGTCGGCTCGCCGCACGTGGGCATGCGGGACAACGGAAGACCCCGCACCACCATGGGCTGGGAGATCGACGAACGCGGATTGCTCGACCTGCTGCTGCGGCTGCGCCGCGACTACCCCGCGCAGTCGCTGTACGTGACGGAGAACGGCGCCGCCTTCGACGAGGCGGTGCACGACGCCGCGCGGGTCTCGTACCTGGACGGACATCTGCGAGCCTGCGCCGAGGCGATCGAGCAGGGCGTGCCGTTGCGCGGGTACTTCGTCTGGTCCCTGCTGGACAACTTCGAGTGGGCCTTCGGTTTCGCGCAGCGGTTCGGGATCGTGCACGTGGACTACGCCACGCAGCGGCGCACGTTGAAGGACAGCGCCCGGTGGTACGCGGACGTCATCGCCCGGGGCGGCCTGTGA
- a CDS encoding LacI family DNA-binding transcriptional regulator, producing MTKSDRPPTLEEVAQRAGLSTGTVSRVINNAQHVSKKARQAVERAIEELGYVPNTSARSLATQRRGAVVLAISSDDPALFANLFFAEVITGVNAMIEETDLELLLVLAASERGRERFARILQSRGADGVMLLALRENDPLSRMAEDSGVPVVHGGRSLDRTPQWYVDADNRGGAHQAVEHLIARGRRNIGTVTGPLDMHVGVSRYLGFREAMALAGLADTRVAHGDFSEASGAKGMVRLLDEHPDLDAVFVASDAMAAGALTVLRDRGHEVPGEIAVVGFNDIVTAQHTQPALTTVRQPIEALGREMTRVLVRLIEGERPTPLILPTELVIRDSA from the coding sequence ATGACGAAAAGTGACCGGCCACCCACCCTCGAGGAGGTGGCGCAGCGTGCCGGCCTCTCCACCGGCACCGTGTCCCGAGTGATCAACAACGCCCAGCACGTCAGCAAGAAGGCACGGCAGGCGGTCGAGCGGGCAATCGAGGAACTCGGGTATGTCCCGAACACCTCGGCCCGCTCACTGGCCACCCAGCGCAGGGGCGCGGTCGTACTCGCGATCTCCAGCGACGATCCGGCGCTGTTCGCCAACCTGTTCTTCGCCGAGGTGATCACCGGCGTGAACGCCATGATCGAGGAGACCGACCTCGAGTTGCTGCTGGTACTGGCCGCCTCCGAGCGCGGCAGGGAGCGGTTCGCCCGCATCCTGCAGTCCCGGGGCGCCGACGGGGTCATGCTGCTGGCTTTGCGGGAGAACGATCCGCTGTCCAGGATGGCCGAGGACAGCGGCGTTCCGGTGGTGCACGGCGGACGTTCGCTGGACCGGACCCCCCAGTGGTACGTGGACGCCGACAACCGGGGCGGGGCACATCAGGCCGTGGAGCACCTCATCGCGCGGGGCAGGCGGAACATCGGCACCGTGACCGGCCCCCTGGACATGCATGTCGGTGTCTCCCGCTACCTCGGCTTCCGCGAGGCGATGGCGCTGGCCGGGCTGGCCGACACCAGGGTGGCGCACGGCGACTTCAGCGAGGCCAGCGGGGCGAAGGGAATGGTGCGGCTGCTCGACGAGCACCCCGACCTGGACGCGGTGTTCGTCGCATCCGACGCCATGGCGGCAGGCGCGCTGACCGTGCTGCGCGACCGGGGCCACGAGGTACCGGGCGAGATCGCGGTCGTCGGGTTCAACGACATCGTGACGGCACAGCACACCCAACCCGCGCTCACCACCGTCCGCCAGCCGATCGAGGCGCTGGGCCGGGAGATGACCAGGGTGCTCGTCCGGCTCATCGAAGGCGAGCGACCGACCCCGCTCATCCTGCCCACCGAGCTCGTCATCCGGGACTCCGCCTGA
- a CDS encoding DUF2264 domain-containing protein, with amino-acid sequence MSGLRLPAEDRDLSPHTGYTRAHWESAADGLLAAAWRWATPRGALLDLPGRPSANGVRSDGLEGYARTFLAAGFRIAGAGGDDPHGWLERYADGLAAGTRTPGRQDAESWPPILDHHVRGQPMVESASVALGLRLTRPWLWDLLDAGARDRVEEWLRGALRHLPSPNNWYLFPFTVAGFLESVGRGDAETARARARAGELLETWYRGDGWYTDGDGRAFDHYNGWALHLYPVLDAHLAGDSAGRYGDRLREHLAGFSLLFGSDGAPIHFGRSLTYRFAAASAVALGAVTGHTPLAPGTSRRLLSGALRYFLDRGAVGTDGLLSPGWHGPHEATLQFYSGPASPYWAAKAFACMLVPADDPLWTNREEPAPSETADQALTLPAPGFLVQSTCADGVVRLHNHGSDHLPPHEGESAPDDPHYGRQAYSTRTGPTAIGNVPDNHLCVVYQGLRSVRRRIHPLGTGQGEGWGWAASWHRPVFPGGAPAVPGLRVESVTVARGRLELRVHRVVGAPPGAEVEQTGWATGPDEPVSSLLYPLHGWTGQQQARAPQGTAYATWARVPRLTAESTGTAVYAALAVLTAEPGTETVAGAAQVVEVTAEPDGIGVRWAEDGSLTRIRFGPLTVRTEFRRSPG; translated from the coding sequence GTGAGCGGTTTGCGGCTGCCTGCCGAGGATCGGGACCTCAGCCCGCACACCGGATACACCCGGGCACACTGGGAGTCCGCGGCCGACGGGCTGCTGGCCGCGGCGTGGCGCTGGGCCACCCCGCGCGGGGCGCTGCTGGACCTGCCGGGCAGACCGTCCGCGAACGGGGTCCGCTCGGACGGGCTCGAAGGGTACGCCCGCACGTTCCTTGCCGCCGGGTTCCGGATCGCCGGCGCCGGCGGTGACGATCCGCACGGGTGGCTCGAACGGTACGCGGACGGGCTCGCGGCCGGTACCCGCACGCCGGGCCGCCAGGACGCGGAGTCCTGGCCGCCGATCCTCGATCATCACGTCCGGGGTCAGCCGATGGTGGAGTCCGCGTCGGTAGCCCTCGGCCTGCGGCTGACCCGGCCGTGGCTGTGGGACCTGCTGGATGCGGGAGCGCGGGACCGGGTCGAGGAGTGGTTGCGGGGCGCGCTGCGCCACCTGCCGTCCCCTAACAACTGGTACCTCTTCCCGTTCACCGTGGCCGGGTTCCTCGAGTCGGTCGGCCGTGGTGACGCCGAGACCGCCAGGGCCAGGGCGCGGGCCGGTGAGCTGCTGGAGACCTGGTACCGCGGGGACGGCTGGTACACCGACGGGGACGGCCGCGCCTTCGACCACTACAACGGCTGGGCCCTGCATTTGTACCCGGTGCTCGACGCCCACCTGGCCGGGGACTCCGCCGGCCGGTACGGTGACCGGTTGCGGGAACACCTGGCGGGCTTCTCCCTGCTGTTCGGCTCCGACGGAGCACCGATCCACTTCGGACGGTCGCTGACCTACCGGTTCGCGGCCGCATCCGCGGTGGCGCTGGGAGCGGTCACCGGACACACCCCGCTCGCCCCTGGAACGTCCCGGCGACTGCTCAGCGGGGCGTTGCGGTACTTCCTCGATCGCGGTGCCGTCGGTACCGACGGGTTGCTCAGCCCTGGCTGGCACGGTCCGCACGAGGCGACGCTCCAGTTCTACTCCGGCCCGGCCTCGCCGTACTGGGCAGCCAAGGCTTTCGCCTGCATGCTCGTGCCCGCTGATGATCCACTGTGGACAAACCGGGAGGAGCCGGCGCCGAGCGAGACCGCGGACCAGGCGCTGACGCTGCCCGCCCCCGGCTTTCTGGTGCAGAGCACCTGCGCCGATGGGGTGGTGCGGTTGCACAACCACGGCAGCGATCATCTGCCACCGCACGAGGGCGAGTCCGCCCCGGACGATCCGCACTACGGCAGGCAGGCCTACTCCACCCGCACCGGCCCCACCGCGATCGGCAACGTGCCGGACAACCACCTGTGCGTGGTCTACCAGGGGTTGCGCAGCGTCCGCCGCCGGATCCACCCGCTCGGTACCGGGCAGGGCGAGGGCTGGGGCTGGGCGGCCTCCTGGCACCGGCCGGTGTTCCCTGGCGGCGCGCCCGCAGTGCCGGGGCTGCGGGTGGAGAGCGTCACCGTGGCCAGGGGACGGCTGGAACTGCGGGTACACCGCGTGGTCGGCGCTCCGCCTGGTGCCGAGGTGGAGCAGACCGGCTGGGCGACCGGCCCCGACGAGCCCGTGAGTTCCCTGCTGTACCCGCTGCACGGCTGGACCGGGCAGCAGCAGGCGCGGGCGCCGCAAGGCACCGCCTACGCCACCTGGGCGCGGGTGCCGCGGCTGACCGCGGAGTCGACCGGAACGGCGGTGTACGCGGCCTTGGCCGTACTCACCGCGGAACCCGGCACCGAGACGGTCGCCGGGGCCGCCCAGGTCGTCGAGGTCACCGCCGAACCCGACGGGATCGGTGTGCGGTGGGCCGAGGACGGCTCGCTCACCCGGATCCGCTTCGGCCCGCTCACCGTGCGGACCGAGTTCAGGCGGAGTCCCGGATGA
- a CDS encoding glycoside hydrolase family 6 protein, giving the protein MAWTVRRAAILLSLLTLLMATTTPVAAANPIEATNGFYVYPGSAPATWVRSNPDDPRAARISAEIGDRPIARWFGNASDIGSVVASHVGRAHSHGLLPVLVAYNLPGRDACGGHSGGGAGSVGAYRTWIASFAAGIGDRPAVVVIEPDALGDFACMDDTAIEERLGMLRYATEKFMQKAPNTWAYLDGGNVGWVAAGTMADRLDAAGVRNIRGFAVNVSNYYTTAASLDYAGSVNAALGYSAGFVVDTSRNGHGSNGQWCNPPGRKLGTSPQVGGGADMLLWVKTPGNSDGECGIAPDTPAGQFDPELADRLIDGS; this is encoded by the coding sequence ATGGCGTGGACAGTTCGCCGTGCGGCGATCCTGCTATCCCTGCTCACCTTGCTCATGGCGACGACCACCCCGGTGGCCGCCGCGAACCCGATCGAAGCGACGAACGGGTTCTACGTCTATCCCGGCTCCGCACCCGCCACGTGGGTCAGGAGCAACCCCGACGACCCGCGGGCGGCGCGGATCAGCGCGGAGATCGGTGACCGGCCGATCGCGCGCTGGTTCGGCAACGCGAGCGATATCGGCAGTGTGGTCGCCAGCCACGTCGGCAGGGCGCACAGCCACGGCCTGCTACCGGTGCTGGTTGCCTACAACCTCCCCGGCCGGGACGCCTGTGGTGGCCACTCCGGCGGTGGTGCGGGCAGTGTCGGTGCCTACCGCACCTGGATCGCGAGCTTCGCGGCCGGGATCGGGGACCGGCCGGCCGTGGTGGTCATCGAGCCGGACGCACTCGGTGACTTCGCCTGCATGGACGACACGGCCATCGAGGAACGTCTCGGCATGCTCCGCTACGCCACCGAGAAGTTCATGCAGAAGGCCCCCAACACCTGGGCCTACCTGGACGGCGGCAACGTCGGCTGGGTGGCGGCCGGGACGATGGCCGACCGGCTGGACGCCGCCGGGGTCCGCAACATCCGCGGCTTCGCGGTCAACGTGTCGAACTACTACACCACCGCCGCCTCGCTGGACTATGCCGGTTCGGTGAACGCGGCCCTCGGGTACTCCGCAGGGTTCGTGGTGGACACCAGCCGCAACGGCCACGGCTCGAACGGGCAGTGGTGCAACCCGCCCGGCCGCAAGCTGGGCACGTCACCGCAGGTGGGCGGCGGCGCCGACATGCTGCTGTGGGTCAAGACCCCTGGCAACTCGGACGGGGAGTGCGGCATCGCTCCGGACACGCCAGCGGGCCAGTTCGACCCCGAACTCGCCGACCGGCTGATTGACGGCAGCTGA